One Novosphingobium sp. G106 DNA segment encodes these proteins:
- the typA gene encoding translational GTPase TypA: MSAPLPLRNIAIIAHVDHGKTTLVDQLFRQSGTFRDNQRVEERAMDSNDLEKERGITILAKPTSVEWNGTRINIVDTPGHADFGGEVERILSMVDGVILLVDSSEGAMPQTKFVTGKALALGLKPIVVVNKVDRPDERIQEVLDEVFDLFVTLEANDEQLDFPVLYASGRNGYASEDPQRREGTLEPMFQKIVDHVPPPALDADAPFSFLVTLLDRDNFLGRVLTGRVQSGTVKVNQPIHALDMDGKVIETGRASKIMSFRGLERVPVDEAKAGDIISLAGLAVATVSNTICDTAVSVPIQAQPIDPPTLSMRFAVNDSPMAGREGDKVTSRMIRDRLMREAESNVAVKVTESADKDSFEVAGRGELQLGVLIETMRREGFELGISRPRVLFGEDEDGKRTEPYEIVVIDVDDEFSGTVVDKMNQRKAEMTDMRPSGGGKTRITFSAPSRGLIGYHGEFLSDTRGTGIMNRLFEKYGPHKGKIEGRKNGVLISNGAGEANAYALGPLEERGILMVGVGEALYEGMIIGENAKPDDLEVNPMKSKALTNFRASGKDDTVRLTPPWKLTLEQAIAYIDDDELVEVTPKTIRLRKRWLDANDRKRESRKKEAA; encoded by the coding sequence ATGTCCGCCCCGCTTCCCCTGCGCAATATTGCGATCATTGCGCACGTCGACCACGGCAAGACCACGCTCGTCGATCAGTTGTTCCGCCAGTCCGGCACCTTCCGCGACAACCAGCGCGTCGAAGAGCGGGCGATGGATTCGAACGACCTGGAAAAGGAACGCGGCATCACCATCCTGGCGAAGCCGACCTCGGTCGAATGGAACGGCACGCGCATCAATATCGTCGACACCCCCGGCCACGCTGACTTCGGCGGCGAGGTGGAGCGCATCCTCTCGATGGTGGACGGTGTGATCCTGCTGGTCGACAGCTCGGAAGGCGCGATGCCGCAGACCAAGTTCGTCACCGGCAAGGCGCTGGCGCTCGGCCTCAAGCCGATCGTCGTGGTCAACAAGGTCGATCGCCCCGACGAGCGCATCCAGGAAGTGCTCGACGAGGTGTTCGACCTCTTCGTCACGCTCGAAGCCAACGACGAGCAGCTCGACTTCCCCGTGCTCTACGCCTCGGGCCGCAACGGCTATGCCAGCGAGGATCCGCAACGCCGCGAAGGCACGCTCGAGCCGATGTTCCAGAAGATCGTCGACCACGTGCCGCCGCCGGCGCTCGACGCCGACGCGCCGTTCAGCTTCCTCGTGACCCTGCTCGACCGCGACAACTTCCTCGGCCGCGTGCTGACCGGCCGCGTCCAGTCGGGCACGGTCAAGGTCAACCAGCCGATCCACGCGCTCGACATGGACGGCAAGGTGATCGAGACCGGTCGCGCCTCCAAGATCATGTCGTTCCGCGGGCTCGAGCGCGTGCCCGTCGACGAAGCCAAGGCGGGCGATATCATTTCGCTGGCCGGCCTGGCCGTCGCCACCGTCTCCAACACGATCTGCGACACCGCGGTCTCCGTGCCCATCCAGGCCCAGCCGATCGACCCGCCGACGCTGTCGATGCGCTTTGCCGTCAACGACAGCCCGATGGCCGGGCGCGAGGGCGACAAGGTCACCAGCCGCATGATCCGCGACCGCCTGATGCGCGAAGCGGAGTCCAACGTCGCCGTCAAGGTCACCGAGAGCGCCGACAAGGACAGCTTCGAAGTCGCCGGCCGCGGCGAGCTCCAGCTCGGCGTGCTGATCGAGACGATGCGCCGCGAAGGCTTCGAGCTCGGCATCAGCCGCCCGCGCGTGCTGTTCGGCGAGGACGAGGACGGCAAGCGCACCGAGCCTTACGAGATCGTCGTGATCGACGTGGACGATGAGTTTTCGGGCACGGTCGTCGACAAGATGAACCAGCGCAAGGCCGAGATGACCGACATGCGGCCCTCGGGCGGCGGCAAGACCCGCATCACCTTCTCGGCCCCCTCCCGCGGCCTGATCGGCTACCACGGCGAGTTCCTGTCCGACACGCGCGGCACCGGCATCATGAACCGGCTGTTCGAGAAGTACGGCCCGCACAAAGGCAAGATCGAAGGCCGCAAGAACGGCGTGCTGATCTCCAATGGCGCGGGTGAGGCCAATGCCTATGCGCTCGGCCCGCTCGAAGAGCGCGGCATCCTGATGGTCGGCGTCGGCGAAGCGCTCTACGAAGGCATGATCATCGGCGAGAACGCCAAGCCGGACGATCTCGAGGTCAACCCGATGAAGTCCAAGGCGCTGACCAACTTCCGCGCCAGCGGCAAGGACGACACCGTTCGCCTGACCCCGCCGTGGAAGCTGACGCTCGAGCAGGCCATC
- a CDS encoding TonB-dependent receptor domain-containing protein has product MEPGKTRDGNVSWTARASYDATDTINVYAGVATGFKASSINLSRDSRPSLSDQSALVAAGLASPNQTYGSRYASPEKSTSYEAGIKANWGQVTANVAVFKEIIRGFQSNIFTGTGFFLGNAGKESVFGIEFEGTVRPAKGLTLGMSWTYLNPKYDDFKNSAFGDATGITPADIPPISATFTAQYDHEFGNGDHLILYGDYHYESEVQTVEGLPGFIVKDPVTGAVLNYQPGLDAARPFKREVSDLNASITYAMANGLELGVWGRNLLDNRYINVIFDSVAQQGSVSAYTNQPRTYGVSARFRW; this is encoded by the coding sequence GTGGAGCCCGGCAAGACGCGCGACGGCAACGTTTCGTGGACGGCGCGCGCCTCTTACGACGCAACTGATACGATCAATGTCTATGCGGGCGTCGCGACGGGCTTCAAGGCCAGCTCGATCAACCTTTCGCGTGACAGCCGGCCATCGCTCAGCGACCAGTCGGCACTGGTTGCGGCAGGCTTGGCATCGCCCAACCAGACTTACGGCAGCCGCTATGCCAGCCCCGAGAAATCGACCTCTTACGAGGCCGGCATCAAGGCCAACTGGGGCCAGGTCACGGCCAACGTTGCGGTGTTCAAGGAGATCATCCGCGGTTTCCAGTCGAACATCTTCACCGGGACCGGCTTTTTCCTCGGCAATGCCGGCAAGGAATCGGTGTTCGGCATCGAGTTCGAAGGTACGGTGCGGCCGGCCAAGGGGCTGACCCTGGGCATGTCGTGGACCTATCTCAATCCCAAGTACGACGACTTCAAGAATTCCGCCTTCGGCGACGCGACGGGCATCACGCCCGCCGACATCCCGCCGATCTCGGCGACCTTCACCGCGCAGTACGATCACGAGTTCGGCAACGGCGATCACCTGATCCTCTACGGCGACTACCACTACGAATCCGAAGTGCAGACCGTCGAGGGCCTGCCCGGCTTCATCGTCAAGGATCCGGTCACCGGCGCCGTGCTCAACTATCAGCCGGGTCTCGACGCGGCGCGGCCGTTCAAGCGCGAGGTCAGCGATCTCAACGCGTCGATCACCTATGCCATGGCGAACGGTCTCGAGCTTGGAGTCTGGGGCCGCAACCTGCTCGACAACCGCTACATCAACGTGATCTTCGACTCGGTGGCGCAGCAGGGATCGGTCTCGGCCTATACCAATCAGCCGCGCACCTACGGCGTCTCGGCAAGGTTCCGCTGGTAG
- a CDS encoding DUF805 domain-containing protein produces the protein MEWMLMPLKRYADFSGRSRRKEYWMFVLGIFIAAIVLSIVESILGLSGMVGGVYGPLTTILLLAVIIPGIAVQVRRFHDQDKSGWFVLLALIPFIGSIAVLVFMCLEGTKGPNRFGPDPKNPANAEVFA, from the coding sequence ATGGAATGGATGCTGATGCCTTTGAAGCGTTACGCCGACTTTTCCGGGCGGTCGCGGCGCAAAGAATATTGGATGTTCGTCCTTGGCATATTTATCGCTGCCATCGTTCTTAGCATTGTCGAGAGCATTCTTGGCCTGTCTGGCATGGTCGGCGGCGTTTATGGCCCGCTGACGACCATTCTTCTTCTGGCCGTGATCATTCCCGGAATTGCCGTGCAGGTGCGACGCTTCCACGATCAGGACAAGTCCGGCTGGTTCGTCCTGTTGGCGCTGATCCCGTTCATCGGCAGCATCGCGGTGCTGGTCTTCATGTGCCTTGAGGGGACCAAGGGACCAAACCGTTTTGGCCCCGATCCAAAGAATCCCGCGAACGCGGAGGTCTTTGCCTGA
- a CDS encoding RDD family protein, translated as MPQFGGFWRRFVAYILDAIIINVATSVIGGVVGVGIGLGTLSGAGASNMAALETISGLTGALIGLVGSWLYSALLESSSYQATPGKMALGLVVTDEMGQRISFGRATGRYFAKIISSIILLIGFFMIGWTARKQGLHDMIAGTLVYKARNPQEIGVSVEAFR; from the coding sequence ATGCCACAGTTCGGCGGCTTCTGGCGGCGATTTGTCGCTTACATTCTCGATGCGATCATCATCAACGTCGCGACCTCGGTCATCGGCGGGGTTGTCGGCGTGGGGATCGGCTTGGGGACATTGTCCGGGGCCGGCGCATCGAACATGGCGGCTCTGGAAACGATCAGTGGCCTCACGGGCGCGCTGATCGGGCTCGTCGGTTCGTGGCTCTATTCGGCGCTGCTGGAAAGCTCATCCTATCAGGCTACCCCGGGCAAGATGGCGCTTGGCCTCGTTGTCACCGACGAGATGGGCCAGCGGATAAGCTTCGGTCGCGCCACCGGGCGCTATTTCGCGAAGATCATCTCGTCGATCATCCTGCTCATCGGCTTCTTCATGATCGGCTGGACCGCGCGCAAGCAGGGCCTGCACGACATGATCGCGGGCACGCTGGTCTACAAGGCGCGCAATCCGCAGGAGATCGGCGTCAGCGTCGAGGCGTTCCGCTAA
- a CDS encoding ABC transporter ATP-binding protein, which translates to MTSPPIGASAAIAAQNLTLTLGSGESAVSILKGIDLTVPQGQTLALLGPSGSGKSSLMAVLSGLERASGGALSVAGEDFAAMNEDGLARARRGRIGIVLQAFHLLPTMTALENVATPLELAGLPDAQARAAAELEAVGLGHRLSHYPAQLSGGEQQRVAIARAIAPRPSLIFADEPTGNLDAATGAGIIDLLFARRAETQATLVMITHDIALAERCERVVSLADGLIASDSAQSNEKA; encoded by the coding sequence GTGACAAGCCCCCCTATTGGCGCCTCGGCCGCCATCGCCGCGCAAAACCTCACTCTCACCCTCGGCAGCGGCGAGAGCGCCGTCTCGATCCTCAAAGGCATCGACCTCACCGTACCGCAGGGCCAGACCTTGGCGCTGCTCGGACCTTCGGGCTCGGGCAAGAGCTCGCTGATGGCGGTGCTCTCGGGCCTCGAACGCGCGAGCGGCGGTGCGCTGAGCGTCGCTGGTGAGGACTTTGCCGCGATGAACGAGGACGGCCTCGCCCGCGCTCGCCGCGGCCGCATCGGCATCGTCCTCCAGGCCTTCCACCTGCTGCCGACGATGACCGCGCTGGAAAACGTCGCGACGCCGCTCGAACTCGCCGGCCTGCCCGATGCCCAGGCGCGGGCCGCGGCGGAGCTTGAGGCCGTGGGCCTCGGTCACCGCCTCAGCCACTACCCCGCCCAGCTTTCGGGCGGCGAGCAGCAGCGCGTCGCCATCGCCCGCGCCATCGCCCCGCGCCCCTCGCTGATCTTCGCCGACGAACCCACGGGCAATCTCGACGCCGCCACCGGCGCGGGGATCATAGACCTGCTTTTCGCCCGCCGCGCCGAGACGCAGGCGACCTTGGTGATGATTACTCACGACATCGCGCTCGCCGAACGCTGCGAGCGCGTGGTGTCGCTGGCCGACGGGCTGATCGCGAGCGACAGCGCCCAGAGCAACGAAAAAGCGTGA
- a CDS encoding arylesterase has product MKLYVAKLLGTLAGALLLAGCGQGEAPKAPPTQTASDVINAPPEIPAMGQERDILALGDSLFTGYGLPSDQAYPVKLEAALRARGINARISNAGVSGNTSAEGLSRLAFTLQSQQRPPDLVLISLGGNDMLRGLPPGQTRTNLDAILSELKKRKIKVVVMGMLAPPNMGPDYRAQFDPMYPALTTQYDAVLVPFFLQAVQGRPDLVQQDHIHPTKEGIEAIVAATVDQVAGALPKTDDAKTGALPPPR; this is encoded by the coding sequence ATGAAATTGTACGTGGCCAAACTGTTGGGCACGCTGGCAGGCGCGCTGCTGCTCGCCGGATGCGGCCAGGGTGAGGCTCCCAAGGCGCCGCCGACCCAGACCGCGTCGGACGTGATCAACGCCCCGCCGGAGATCCCGGCGATGGGACAGGAGCGCGACATCCTCGCGCTCGGCGACAGTCTTTTCACCGGCTACGGACTGCCGTCCGACCAGGCCTATCCGGTCAAGCTCGAAGCGGCGCTGCGCGCGCGCGGGATCAATGCGCGGATTTCCAACGCCGGGGTCTCGGGCAATACCAGCGCCGAGGGGCTGTCGCGGCTGGCCTTTACCTTGCAGAGCCAGCAGCGTCCGCCCGATCTCGTCCTGATCAGCCTCGGCGGCAACGACATGCTGCGCGGTCTGCCGCCCGGGCAGACCCGGACAAACCTCGACGCGATCTTGAGCGAGCTGAAAAAGCGCAAGATCAAGGTGGTGGTGATGGGCATGCTGGCGCCGCCCAACATGGGCCCCGACTATCGCGCCCAGTTCGATCCGATGTATCCGGCGCTGACCACGCAGTACGACGCGGTGCTGGTGCCGTTCTTCCTCCAGGCGGTGCAGGGCCGGCCCGACCTCGTCCAGCAGGACCATATCCACCCGACCAAGGAAGGGATCGAGGCGATCGTCGCGGCGACGGTGGATCAGGTAGCGGGGGCGCTCCCGAAGACGGATGACGCTAAGACAGGCGCTCTACCGCCCCCTCGCTGA
- the recF gene encoding DNA replication/repair protein RecF (All proteins in this family for which functions are known are DNA-binding proteins that assist the filamentation of RecA onto DNA for the initiation of recombination or recombinational repair.), protein MALDRILLSDFRNHRGTKIEGTARFNLLVGENGAGKTNVLEAISLFAPGRGLRRANLADMPAQAGPGGFAISAELATPAGPVRLGTGTSAERPGRRVVQVNQAEAPAVRLAEWLGIGWLTPAMDRLFAEGAGSRRRFLDRLVLALEPAHARNAARLEAALRERNRLLADPAEPDPTWLDAIEVQIAETGAAVAQARARLADQLQLALAALPEAPFARPLLTYEPGGPLDQAELARALAEGRRRDRAAQRTLTGPHRDELAVTMAGKGQPAAECSTGEQKAMLIAITLAHAGLSTQDRPRLLLLDEVAAHLDPVRREALFDRLRSGPAQVWLTGTELAPFEAIEGEAAVWRVSEGAVERLS, encoded by the coding sequence ATGGCGCTAGATCGCATTCTGCTGTCCGACTTCCGCAACCACCGCGGCACGAAGATCGAGGGGACTGCCCGGTTCAACCTGCTCGTCGGCGAGAACGGTGCGGGCAAGACCAACGTGCTCGAAGCGATCTCGCTGTTCGCGCCGGGCCGCGGGCTGCGGCGCGCGAACCTCGCCGACATGCCGGCGCAGGCCGGGCCCGGCGGTTTCGCGATCAGCGCCGAACTGGCGACCCCGGCGGGCCCAGTGCGGCTGGGCACCGGCACTTCGGCCGAGCGCCCGGGGCGCCGAGTCGTCCAGGTCAACCAGGCCGAGGCTCCGGCGGTGCGGCTGGCCGAATGGCTCGGCATCGGCTGGCTGACCCCGGCGATGGACCGGCTGTTCGCCGAGGGGGCAGGCTCGCGGCGACGCTTCCTCGACCGGCTCGTGCTGGCGCTGGAGCCGGCGCACGCCCGGAATGCTGCCCGGCTCGAAGCCGCGCTGCGCGAGCGCAACCGGCTGCTGGCCGACCCCGCCGAGCCCGATCCCACCTGGCTCGATGCGATCGAGGTGCAGATCGCCGAGACCGGCGCCGCGGTAGCGCAGGCGCGCGCACGGCTGGCCGACCAGTTGCAGTTAGCTTTGGCCGCATTGCCCGAGGCACCTTTCGCGCGGCCATTGCTGACCTACGAGCCTGGTGGCCCGCTCGATCAGGCCGAACTGGCGCGCGCGCTCGCCGAAGGCCGCCGCCGCGACCGCGCCGCCCAGCGCACGCTGACCGGCCCGCACCGCGACGAACTGGCCGTCACCATGGCCGGCAAGGGCCAGCCTGCCGCCGAGTGCTCGACCGGTGAACAGAAGGCGATGCTGATCGCGATCACTCTCGCCCATGCCGGGCTTTCCACCCAGGACCGTCCGCGCCTGCTGCTGCTCGACGAAGTCGCGGCGCACCTCGATCCGGTGCGCCGCGAGGCCCTGTTCGACCGGCTGCGCAGCGGCCCGGCGCAGGTCTGGCTGACCGGCACCGAACTCGCCCCGTTCGAGGCGATCGAAGGCGAGGCCGCGGTCTGGCGGGTCAGCGAGGGGGCGGTAGAGCGCCTGTCTTAG
- a CDS encoding queuosine precursor transporter — translation MDQPLSRIEGSAGARRHFRYFDYAMAAFVAILLLSNLIGAAKLSTVWGFTFGAGILFFPVSYVLGDVLTEVYGYANARRCVWAGTIALIFMAFMSFVVVAMPPAPSWGCFSSGDTMFKSLGLEPGTICQSTYISVFGSTWRIVLASVIAFWAGEFVNAFVMAKMKVFTQGKHLWTRTIGSTVFGQAVDSALFYPIAFFGIWETHDVLLVMMTNWAMKVLWEVMLTPVTYGVVGWLKNREGVDVFDTDTEFSPFAKTESL, via the coding sequence ATGGACCAGCCGCTCTCACGCATCGAAGGCAGCGCCGGCGCGCGCCGGCATTTCCGCTATTTCGACTATGCGATGGCGGCCTTCGTCGCCATCCTGCTGCTGTCGAACCTGATCGGCGCGGCCAAGCTTTCGACGGTCTGGGGTTTCACCTTCGGCGCGGGCATCCTGTTCTTCCCGGTTTCCTACGTGCTCGGCGACGTGCTGACCGAGGTCTACGGCTATGCCAATGCCCGCCGCTGCGTCTGGGCGGGCACGATCGCGCTGATCTTCATGGCCTTCATGAGCTTCGTCGTCGTCGCCATGCCGCCCGCGCCTTCGTGGGGCTGTTTCTCGAGCGGCGATACGATGTTCAAGTCGCTCGGCCTCGAACCGGGGACGATCTGCCAATCGACCTACATCTCGGTCTTCGGCAGCACCTGGCGCATCGTGCTTGCCTCGGTCATCGCCTTCTGGGCGGGCGAGTTCGTCAATGCCTTCGTCATGGCCAAGATGAAGGTCTTCACCCAGGGCAAGCACCTTTGGACGCGGACGATCGGCTCGACCGTGTTCGGCCAGGCGGTGGACAGTGCGCTGTTCTACCCGATCGCCTTCTTCGGCATCTGGGAGACGCACGACGTGCTGCTGGTCATGATGACCAACTGGGCGATGAAAGTGCTCTGGGAAGTCATGCTCACCCCGGTGACCTATGGCGTGGTCGGTTGGCTCAAGAACCGCGAAGGCGTCGACGTGTTCGATACCGACACCGAATTCTCGCCTTTCGCCAAGACGGAATCGCTCTGA
- a CDS encoding epoxide hydrolase family protein, translating to MRAFRVEVAEEALEDLQARLRTTRWIEDAIRDEPGYGATLGFVQSLCAHWRDRFDWRGVEARINALPNWLTEIDGLDLHFIHRPSPRSDAIPLLLLHGWPSSVLEFTEVARPLAEPTGDEPAFHVVIPSLPGYGFSQTRPGVSPRRIAAMFAELMTRLGYSRFMIQGGNWGSGIGTEMAREWPARVIGLHLNAINAGPPPEDTPLSPEDQALADVYSHLLAYPHFNLLARAPLSTAHALNDSPAGLAGWIGEKLRDWADVDLPGNPGLAPDWMLSNIALYWFTGTIGSSSALYREAICDPAPERFVMVPTAVLHLAAETVIAPRAWAERLYNIMRWTRYERGGHYAAIEVPDIFLEHVRSFARMLCGNAERG from the coding sequence TTGCGCGCGTTCCGCGTCGAAGTCGCCGAGGAGGCACTCGAGGATCTCCAGGCCCGACTGCGCACCACGCGCTGGATCGAGGACGCCATCCGCGACGAGCCAGGCTACGGTGCCACGCTCGGCTTCGTGCAGAGCCTCTGCGCGCATTGGCGGGACCGTTTCGACTGGCGCGGCGTCGAAGCGCGGATCAACGCCCTGCCGAACTGGCTGACCGAGATCGACGGCCTCGACCTCCACTTCATCCACCGTCCCTCGCCCCGGTCCGACGCGATTCCGCTACTCTTGCTCCACGGCTGGCCGAGCTCGGTGCTGGAATTCACCGAAGTGGCGAGGCCGCTGGCCGAGCCGACGGGCGACGAGCCGGCCTTCCATGTCGTGATCCCGTCGCTGCCGGGCTACGGTTTTTCGCAGACGCGGCCGGGCGTGTCGCCGCGGCGGATCGCGGCGATGTTCGCCGAGTTGATGACCCGGCTGGGCTATTCGCGCTTCATGATACAGGGCGGCAACTGGGGCAGCGGGATCGGCACCGAGATGGCGCGCGAATGGCCCGCCCGCGTGATCGGGCTGCACCTCAATGCGATCAACGCCGGCCCACCGCCGGAGGACACGCCTCTATCGCCCGAGGATCAGGCTTTGGCCGACGTCTACTCGCACCTCCTCGCTTACCCGCATTTCAACCTGCTGGCCCGGGCGCCGCTGTCCACCGCGCATGCGCTAAACGATTCTCCCGCCGGCCTCGCCGGCTGGATCGGCGAGAAGCTGCGCGACTGGGCCGATGTCGACCTGCCCGGCAATCCCGGCCTCGCACCCGACTGGATGCTGTCGAACATCGCGCTCTACTGGTTTACGGGGACGATCGGCTCATCCTCGGCGCTTTATCGGGAAGCCATATGCGATCCGGCGCCCGAGCGCTTTGTAATGGTGCCGACTGCCGTGCTCCACCTCGCCGCCGAAACCGTGATCGCACCACGCGCCTGGGCGGAGCGACTCTACAACATCATGCGCTGGACCCGGTACGAGCGCGGCGGGCACTATGCGGCGATCGAGGTTCCCGACATCTTTCTCGAACATGTGCGCAGCTTTGCACGCATGCTTTGCGGAAACGCCGAGAGAGGTTAG
- a CDS encoding 2Fe-2S iron-sulfur cluster-binding protein gives MVAITFISADGSERTIEAEEGLSLMENAVGNGIDAIEAICGGNAYCGTCRVYVDPAWQAIMGEAAEIELPMIEVSGDETPGVRLSCQITVAGEHDGLIVRTPASQGAS, from the coding sequence ATGGTAGCAATCACGTTCATTTCCGCTGACGGCTCCGAGCGAACGATCGAGGCTGAAGAAGGCCTCTCGCTCATGGAAAACGCGGTCGGCAACGGCATCGATGCGATCGAGGCTATCTGCGGCGGCAACGCCTATTGCGGAACCTGCCGGGTCTATGTCGATCCCGCGTGGCAGGCGATCATGGGCGAAGCGGCCGAGATCGAACTCCCCATGATCGAGGTCAGCGGAGACGAAACGCCGGGTGTCCGGCTGTCCTGCCAGATCACCGTGGCCGGAGAGCACGACGGCCTGATCGTCCGCACACCTGCATCGCAGGGCGCAAGCTGA
- a CDS encoding cytochrome P450, with protein MDDIVAKLKARGSAPLDELSWQMAVDVAADIIGLTNSDTSENLANRVKAVLDSSMERKKGFLGKAIFGAKMLIRVGRFWKQDMVPAIEARRKEPKDDVISYMVKENYSKRGMIMEALSYGGAGMMTTREFIVMCAWHMFEKPELKARFLNGDDPDRFAILEEILRLEPVASLVHRRAAEPVESKDGAAVQEGEVVAISIRDANTDEAITGPCPFELDPDRAKRMKVVGPYMSFSDGPHRCPGAQVALHETSIFLDRMFRLPGIRLVSEPEIKWNPHIQGYELRGAVVACDPA; from the coding sequence ATGGACGATATCGTCGCCAAACTGAAAGCCCGTGGCTCGGCCCCGCTCGACGAACTGAGTTGGCAGATGGCCGTCGATGTCGCGGCCGACATTATCGGCCTTACCAACAGCGACACCAGTGAAAACCTGGCGAACCGGGTGAAAGCGGTGCTCGATTCCTCGATGGAGCGGAAGAAGGGTTTCCTGGGCAAGGCCATCTTCGGCGCGAAGATGCTGATCCGCGTCGGTCGCTTCTGGAAGCAGGACATGGTCCCCGCAATCGAGGCCCGCCGCAAAGAGCCGAAAGACGACGTCATCTCCTATATGGTCAAGGAGAACTATTCGAAGCGCGGTATGATCATGGAAGCGCTCAGCTATGGCGGCGCCGGCATGATGACCACGCGCGAGTTCATTGTCATGTGCGCTTGGCATATGTTCGAGAAGCCCGAGCTCAAGGCGCGGTTCCTGAACGGTGACGATCCTGACAGGTTCGCCATCCTCGAAGAGATCCTGCGGCTAGAACCCGTGGCCTCGCTCGTGCATCGCCGCGCGGCGGAGCCCGTCGAGAGCAAGGACGGGGCGGCCGTCCAGGAAGGCGAGGTCGTGGCCATCTCGATCCGCGACGCCAATACCGACGAGGCGATCACCGGCCCCTGCCCCTTCGAGCTCGATCCCGATCGGGCGAAGCGAATGAAGGTGGTCGGCCCTTACATGAGCTTCAGCGATGGGCCACATCGCTGCCCCGGCGCACAGGTGGCATTGCACGAAACCAGCATCTTCCTCGACCGGATGTTTCGCCTGCCCGGCATCCGTCTCGTCTCCGAGCCCGAGATCAAATGGAACCCGCACATCCAGGGCTACGAACTGCGCGGCGCTGTCGTCGCATGCGATCCCGCCTGA
- a CDS encoding transporter: MRFGVSLSARLIALSILLAPAAALAGPPFLTDDPEPTETGHWEIYAPLFEAAGRGTDFSGSAGVEVNYGAAPNLQLTVGLPAAYTHDAGGWRWGAGDLEVSAKYRFYRDEAAGVQVAFFPGMTLPTGSNGMSAGRVTALLPIWLQKDAGAWSVFGGGGYAINPGSGNHDYWTEGVAVTRHLGDRLLLGVEADHQGADTIGGKGSTSLGAGAIYLLKAPFRVLVSGGPTFDDGGGAAGFHGFLALGVDF, translated from the coding sequence ATGCGCTTCGGCGTTTCGCTGTCAGCGCGGCTGATCGCGCTCTCGATCCTGCTCGCGCCCGCGGCTGCCCTGGCGGGCCCTCCGTTCCTTACCGACGACCCGGAGCCGACCGAAACCGGGCATTGGGAAATCTATGCGCCGCTGTTCGAGGCCGCGGGACGCGGAACGGATTTCTCGGGTTCGGCGGGCGTCGAGGTCAACTATGGCGCGGCGCCCAATCTGCAACTGACTGTCGGGCTGCCCGCCGCCTATACGCACGATGCCGGCGGTTGGCGCTGGGGTGCCGGCGATCTCGAAGTCTCGGCCAAATACCGCTTCTATCGCGACGAGGCTGCCGGCGTGCAGGTCGCGTTCTTTCCCGGGATGACGCTTCCCACCGGCAGCAATGGCATGAGCGCGGGCAGGGTCACGGCGCTGCTGCCGATCTGGCTGCAGAAGGATGCCGGCGCATGGTCGGTGTTCGGCGGCGGCGGCTATGCGATCAATCCCGGCTCGGGCAACCACGACTACTGGACCGAGGGCGTTGCGGTCACCCGGCACCTCGGCGATCGACTCCTGCTGGGCGTCGAGGCTGATCACCAAGGTGCGGATACGATCGGCGGCAAGGGCTCGACCAGCCTCGGCGCGGGCGCCATCTACCTGTTGAAGGCGCCGTTTCGTGTCCTCGTCTCAGGCGGCCCTACCTTCGACGATGGCGGCGGCGCAGCCGGTTTCCATGGCTTCCTGGCGCTCGGGGTGGATTTCTAG